The following nucleotide sequence is from Borrelia sp. A-FGy1.
ATTATGCTTATTTTTTGCTTATTTGATTATAAATTAAAGTAGCAAGACCAAAGTTTTTGGATTTTGATATTTGTCTTGCCTTTTCTAAATAAAGCATATCTTCAAAAATTTCTTCTGCTTGTCCTCCGTTTATTATGTTATTTTCTTTTTTTAAAGAACTTCTCATGCTCTTAAATATTTGATTTATAAAAATTGTTTCAAATTCTAAAGAGACATTGTAAAGATCATTCTTGTTTTTGTTCGCTTGTTCTGATTTATTTTTTAAATTTCTTATTTGATTTATTTGATTTTTTGTTTTCATATATAGTAGATTACTCTTATCTATCATTTTTATTCTCCAAGATTAGTTTTTCAATTAACTTGTTGATTTTTTTAGATTCTTTAATCATTGTTATCAATTTTTCGTTAGTGAGCATGGTTTGAATTTTTTGATATAAATTCATTTATGTTTATCCTTGTATTTCACTTTTACTTTATAATTTCTATTTTATATTCATTTGTTCCAATTTGAAGTAAATTCTTGTTTAAAATTTCTTCACTTTTTTTTAAAAAAGAATCTTCTTTTTCATTAAGTCCTGATATTATGTCTATTTCTGTTAATAAAGATAGATTTTTAGATTGTATTTCTGTAATTTTTTTCAGTTTTATTGTTTTATTTGGTTGCCTTAAAATATTATTCATATTTAGTAAATCTTTAACAGGTTGTTTTTTTTTGTGAAAATGAACTGATAACATTGCCTCATGCTCAATACAATTAATACTGTTAATTTTATCATTCTTTATTTTCTCCTTTCATATAGGAAATATAATCTATATTTATTTTAATGCTATTGCAAATTAATCTATTTTTTCACTTTTTATTTAAGTTTTCTTTAAATTAGCTAATTGAATTACATTTTTAGTTTATTTGAGTTTTTGTATTTTATCTAGTTTTATTTCATCATTTTTGTTTATTTCATATGAAACTATATATTTGGATTTATTTAGTTCGTTTAAATTTAAGAATTCATTAG
It contains:
- a CDS encoding rod-binding protein, whose translation is MIDKSNLLYMKTKNQINQIRNLKNKSEQANKNKNDLYNVSLEFETIFINQIFKSMRSSLKKENNIINGGQAEEIFEDMLYLEKARQISKSKNFGLATLIYNQISKK